A region from the Pseudosulfitobacter sp. DSM 107133 genome encodes:
- a CDS encoding DUF305 domain-containing protein — translation MTYIRFFGMIATSTVVMFILMYLNTYLLSHIFWSETRAYMAVLMGATMAIIMLGFMLSMYSSKAINAAIFIGGAVVFAGSLWLVRSQVTVGDTSYMRAMIPHHSIAIMTSSRANISDPRVRKLADEIIFAQDKEIAEMRYLVNDIDTNGDAADEGLDGPARIVDLNEALSSAEIAILDLEFLTGDEIAQLFPDGAICTFKYTTSSKPVLAAGQIDGAPAALAKISGDLVRLGSTDGTGTLSAEGMSVALSAPDGTAALENSSEMQDANLVLELDAGLRAGYRGYYGCDA, via the coding sequence ATGACATACATACGCTTTTTCGGGATGATCGCCACATCCACGGTGGTGATGTTCATCCTGATGTATCTCAACACCTATCTGCTGAGCCATATCTTCTGGTCCGAAACACGCGCCTATATGGCCGTGCTGATGGGGGCCACAATGGCGATCATCATGCTGGGCTTCATGCTGTCGATGTACTCCAGCAAGGCGATTAACGCTGCCATATTTATTGGCGGGGCCGTGGTGTTTGCCGGATCCCTCTGGCTGGTCCGGAGCCAGGTAACCGTGGGCGATACCAGCTACATGAGGGCAATGATCCCGCACCATTCGATCGCGATCATGACCTCGAGCCGCGCCAACATTTCTGACCCTCGGGTGCGCAAACTGGCTGACGAGATCATCTTTGCCCAAGACAAAGAAATCGCCGAAATGCGGTATCTGGTAAATGACATCGACACGAATGGTGACGCGGCTGATGAGGGTCTGGATGGTCCAGCCCGCATCGTCGATCTGAACGAGGCACTCTCATCCGCCGAAATCGCCATCCTCGATCTGGAATTCCTGACCGGCGATGAAATCGCGCAGCTTTTCCCGGATGGGGCTATCTGCACCTTCAAGTATACCACGAGCAGCAAACCTGTGCTTGCCGCAGGACAGATCGACGGCGCCCCGGCGGCGCTGGCCAAGATCAGCGGCGACCTGGTGCGTCTTGGTTCAACCGACGGAACCGGCACCCTGAGCGCCGAAGGGATGTCCGTGGCCCTCAGTGCGCCGGACGGGACTGCGGCGCTGGAAAACAGTAGTGAAATGCAGGACGCCAACCTCGTTCTTGAGCTCGATGCCGGCCTGCGGGCAGGCTATCGCGGCTATTATGGCTGCGACGCCTGA
- a CDS encoding glutaredoxin, whose translation MPRDTTQTAKLYRMVMPDHLCPYGLKSKDLLERKGFEVEDYHLTTREETDAFMEEHGVETTPQTWIGDERIGGYDDLRVHFGIDAPEDERSDTSYQPVITIFAVAFLMALGLSWYSFENIFTLRALEWFISISMCFLAVQKLQDVESFSTMFLNYDLLARRWVRYGKIYPFGEAFAGILMVAGALTWLSAPVALFIGTVGAVSVFKAVYIDKRELKCACVGGDSNVPLGFVSLTENLMMMVMGIWMPIRVYLIG comes from the coding sequence ATGCCAAGAGACACAACCCAGACAGCCAAGCTTTACCGGATGGTGATGCCCGACCACCTCTGTCCCTATGGGCTCAAATCCAAGGACCTGTTGGAGCGCAAGGGCTTCGAGGTCGAGGATTACCATTTGACCACGCGTGAGGAAACCGACGCGTTCATGGAAGAGCACGGCGTCGAAACCACCCCGCAAACCTGGATCGGGGACGAGCGGATCGGCGGATATGACGACCTTCGGGTCCATTTCGGCATCGATGCGCCGGAAGACGAACGCTCGGACACGTCCTACCAGCCGGTGATCACGATCTTTGCCGTCGCGTTCCTGATGGCGCTCGGTTTGTCGTGGTACAGCTTCGAGAACATTTTCACCCTGCGCGCCCTGGAATGGTTCATCTCGATCTCGATGTGCTTTCTGGCGGTACAAAAACTTCAGGATGTCGAAAGCTTTTCGACCATGTTCCTGAACTACGACCTGCTGGCGCGTCGGTGGGTGCGATATGGCAAAATCTATCCGTTCGGAGAGGCTTTCGCAGGTATCCTCATGGTCGCCGGGGCGCTGACTTGGCTTTCGGCACCGGTGGCCTTGTTCATCGGCACCGTTGGCGCAGTATCGGTTTTCAAGGCGGTCTATATCGACAAGCGTGAATTGAAATGCGCCTGCGTCGGTGGTGACAGCAATGTTCCGCTTGGCTTTGTCTCGCTCACGGAAAATCTGATGATGATGGTCATGGGGATTTGGATGCCGATCAGAGTCTATCTGATCGGCTGA
- a CDS encoding permease yields the protein MDQIIEAFTTGAGMLWKALWALIFGYIISAGIQIFVTRDQMARVLGDRGARKAGIAGFFGFVSSSCSFAALAASRSILVKGAHPVNSIAFLISSTNLVIELGIVLLVLLGWKFMVANFMLGILMTIYAYALTLIWFPRSLVQRAKEHAEKAQSDEGMDTDRTMKGSFRDKLLSREGWNRIARAFFMEWQMVWKEILFGFTVAGFISVFVPQSFWNAIFLVADGGAQDAPGFLIVLENALVAPVVAFFTFIGSMGNVPLAAMLWSRDASFGGVIAFLGADLVAATVIWVHAKYYGWQYALYLSGLLHLCMVAAGITVHYLFALVGMIPTERPSLQEMVRFSIDYTFFLNLIFLVIGAILIWLHLRNAKEN from the coding sequence ATGGACCAGATAATCGAAGCATTCACGACCGGGGCGGGCATGCTCTGGAAGGCGCTCTGGGCGCTGATCTTCGGCTATATCATCTCCGCAGGCATCCAGATCTTCGTGACACGGGATCAGATGGCGCGTGTTCTGGGTGATCGTGGTGCCAGGAAGGCAGGCATTGCCGGGTTCTTTGGTTTCGTGTCGTCGTCCTGTTCCTTCGCGGCGCTTGCCGCGTCGCGTTCGATCCTCGTGAAAGGAGCGCATCCGGTCAATTCCATCGCCTTCCTGATTTCATCGACGAATCTGGTGATCGAGCTTGGAATCGTCCTTCTGGTCCTGCTGGGCTGGAAATTCATGGTGGCGAATTTCATGCTTGGCATCCTGATGACGATCTACGCCTATGCCCTCACCCTGATATGGTTTCCAAGGTCGCTTGTCCAAAGAGCAAAAGAGCATGCGGAGAAGGCCCAGTCCGACGAAGGTATGGACACGGACCGGACCATGAAGGGATCGTTCCGCGACAAGCTGCTGTCCCGCGAAGGATGGAATCGGATCGCCCGCGCTTTCTTCATGGAATGGCAGATGGTTTGGAAGGAGATCCTGTTCGGCTTCACGGTCGCGGGTTTCATTTCCGTCTTTGTGCCGCAGAGCTTCTGGAACGCGATCTTCCTGGTCGCAGATGGCGGTGCGCAGGACGCGCCGGGCTTCCTGATCGTTCTCGAAAACGCGCTGGTGGCACCGGTTGTGGCCTTCTTCACCTTCATCGGGTCGATGGGCAATGTCCCCCTGGCCGCGATGCTCTGGTCGCGTGATGCGTCGTTCGGCGGCGTGATCGCCTTTCTCGGAGCCGATCTAGTTGCTGCCACGGTGATCTGGGTGCACGCAAAGTATTATGGCTGGCAGTATGCGCTCTATCTTTCAGGCTTGCTGCACCTGTGCATGGTCGCTGCGGGAATTACGGTGCATTACCTGTTCGCTCTCGTAGGGATGATCCCGACCGAGCGGCCTTCGCTTCAGGAGATGGTCCGGTTCAGCATCGACTACACGTTCTTCCTCAACCTGATATTTCTCGTCATCGGGGCAATACTGATCTGGCTTCACCTCAGAAATGCCAAGGAGAATTAA
- a CDS encoding cytochrome c biogenesis protein CcdA produces MMDISGIGILAAFLAGAISFLSPCVLPLVPGYVSYIAGQPDLRTTRSVGLRARAGALGLSACFVLGFSTVFVALGAGASALGSLLLTWRTELNYLGGAIIILFGLVMLGVFRLEAFSRDTRFTLDVPGGRPLGAYVLGLAFAFGWTPCIGPILGAILTLSSTSGGMSDGIWLLSIYSAGLGVPFLLAALFTDAIAARVRQIGKAGRWLYKGAGVAMIIMGVAIMTGQLSRFAYWLLGTFPFLASIG; encoded by the coding sequence ATGATGGATATTTCCGGCATCGGCATCTTGGCGGCCTTTCTGGCGGGGGCCATTTCGTTCCTGTCGCCCTGCGTCCTACCGCTGGTGCCGGGCTATGTCTCCTATATTGCGGGCCAGCCGGATTTGCGCACGACGCGATCGGTCGGCCTGCGGGCACGCGCCGGGGCACTTGGGCTGAGCGCCTGCTTCGTTCTGGGATTTTCCACGGTCTTTGTCGCGTTAGGGGCCGGGGCCAGCGCGCTCGGGTCGCTGCTTCTGACCTGGCGCACTGAACTCAACTATCTGGGCGGGGCGATCATCATCCTGTTCGGACTGGTCATGCTGGGTGTCTTCCGTCTGGAGGCGTTCTCGCGTGACACCCGCTTCACACTCGACGTTCCGGGGGGTCGCCCGCTTGGAGCCTACGTACTGGGCTTGGCCTTCGCCTTTGGTTGGACCCCCTGCATCGGACCAATCCTTGGCGCGATCCTGACACTCAGTTCGACCTCCGGCGGCATGTCGGACGGCATCTGGCTGCTGTCGATCTATTCCGCAGGGTTGGGCGTGCCGTTTCTGCTGGCCGCGCTGTTCACCGACGCCATCGCCGCGCGGGTCAGACAGATCGGCAAGGCAGGTCGCTGGCTCTACAAAGGCGCAGGCGTCGCCATGATCATCATGGGCGTTGCCATCATGACCGGCCAATTGTCCCGGTTTGCCTACTGGCTCTTGGGAACCTTCCCATTCCTGGCCTCAATCGGTTAA